In the genome of Candidatus Zixiibacteriota bacterium, one region contains:
- a CDS encoding flagellar hook-length control protein FliK, producing MAHIQPQTPLALLFGIAQTAPVGVGTSSEINTTGAGFGDLFGLLIATKDILPTENEFSYNVRVLEHVTTEPESDEFASLEATASPELISSTLSINPFSLIGLQNGFPQQTRAKTETVLSQAVIEDASDISGTMTSGSGRELSNALPNAQTLLNDLSAHSPFSMQVANLEKGDYKITDTQISVNRVRMNVNSESANHDFTISAPLEVADPMGKAVDHQNLTASIANVQSGSQLFDSPHINSLLSSVKLQAIDIQPVETEMNETGSPELSSHVVTSKITNENPLQVVVKKLEKSSSIIVNNPSKELANETLSGETETDPNTSSENIRNESPLLNNSSTGLARAFEQDLFTHEPVMNGSTLTDSNRLNTFQLSSSEHISGNTERIDTKVFLTQARVTLPENAAASLKTQGQSILLHIEPEYLGPAKLHLSIRNEQLTARVTVDSVQAKAVLENSLDQLSSQLHKAGIAVDYLEVNLRNGDSGGQFFNRQHEQASAHFQTMSRLRRNYQETANVIPHSSTGQSRDIAYGYINSTGINLVA from the coding sequence ATGGCACACATACAACCACAAACACCCTTAGCACTTCTCTTCGGCATCGCGCAAACAGCGCCTGTCGGAGTTGGTACTTCTTCGGAGATCAATACAACCGGTGCGGGCTTTGGTGATTTGTTTGGGTTGTTAATCGCGACAAAGGACATCCTACCAACAGAAAATGAGTTTTCCTATAACGTAAGAGTCTTAGAACACGTAACGACTGAGCCGGAGTCTGACGAATTTGCAAGTCTTGAAGCAACAGCCTCGCCTGAGTTGATTTCATCGACACTGTCAATCAATCCGTTTTCTCTGATTGGGCTTCAAAATGGTTTTCCACAACAGACACGTGCAAAGACAGAAACGGTTTTATCGCAGGCAGTGATTGAAGATGCATCTGACATTTCCGGAACAATGACTTCCGGTTCTGGTCGAGAACTCAGCAATGCCTTGCCAAACGCGCAGACGCTTTTGAATGACCTTAGCGCACACAGCCCATTTTCAATGCAGGTTGCCAATCTGGAAAAAGGGGATTACAAAATTACTGACACGCAAATTTCCGTCAATCGAGTGCGGATGAATGTGAATTCAGAGAGCGCAAATCATGACTTTACAATCTCGGCACCGCTCGAGGTTGCTGACCCAATGGGAAAAGCCGTTGACCATCAGAATTTGACTGCAAGCATTGCGAATGTACAGTCGGGTTCGCAATTGTTTGACAGCCCACATATTAATAGCCTACTCTCTTCCGTGAAGCTGCAAGCTATTGACATTCAACCTGTAGAAACCGAGATGAACGAGACAGGCTCACCGGAACTTTCATCGCATGTGGTAACATCGAAAATCACAAACGAAAACCCATTGCAGGTAGTCGTCAAGAAGTTGGAGAAGAGTTCTTCAATTATTGTGAACAATCCAAGTAAAGAGTTGGCCAATGAGACATTGTCAGGTGAGACAGAAACCGATCCCAACACAAGTTCAGAAAATATTCGCAATGAAAGCCCCCTGCTCAACAATTCATCTACAGGACTGGCCAGAGCTTTCGAGCAAGATTTGTTCACCCACGAACCAGTTATGAATGGCAGTACCTTAACCGATTCAAATAGATTGAATACGTTCCAGCTTTCATCTTCAGAACATATTTCAGGCAACACCGAACGAATTGACACCAAGGTTTTTCTCACCCAAGCGCGCGTTACGCTGCCGGAGAATGCCGCTGCGTCGCTCAAAACTCAAGGTCAATCGATACTATTACACATTGAACCTGAATATCTTGGTCCGGCGAAACTTCATTTATCCATCCGCAATGAGCAATTGACCGCTCGTGTGACTGTTGATTCGGTGCAGGCGAAGGCTGTTCTCGAAAATTCGCTTGATCAACTCAGCAGCCAGCTTCACAAGGCCGGGATTGCAGTGGATTATCTCGAAGTCAATCTCCGCAACGGCGATTCAGGCGGCCAGTTTTTCAATCGCCAACATGAACAGGCGAGCGCCCATTTTCAGACCATGAGCAGATTGCGCCGTAATTATCAAGAAACGGCCAATGTCATTCCGCACTCCTCCACGGGGCAAAGCCGAGATATCGCTTATGGCTATATCAATTCCACAGGAATTAATCTTGTCGCATAG